A genomic stretch from Methylophilus medardicus includes:
- a CDS encoding peroxiredoxin: MLNSPAPDLILPATSGLEFNSKDYLGKFVVLYFYPKDATPGCTTQGMQFRDMHAQFVAADAVVFGISRDSLKSHENFKAKYSFPFELISDGEEIACQAFNVIKMKNMYGKQVRGIERSTFLVNPQGIIVREWRGVKVDGHAAEVYASIQSSHS, from the coding sequence ATGCTTAACTCACCTGCTCCGGATCTCATCTTACCTGCCACCTCTGGCCTTGAATTTAATAGCAAAGACTATTTAGGTAAGTTCGTTGTGCTCTATTTTTATCCCAAAGACGCTACCCCTGGCTGCACTACGCAAGGCATGCAGTTTCGTGACATGCATGCGCAGTTTGTGGCAGCGGATGCTGTCGTCTTTGGTATTTCACGCGATAGCCTCAAATCGCATGAAAACTTCAAAGCCAAGTACAGTTTTCCATTTGAGTTGATTTCTGACGGCGAAGAGATCGCCTGTCAGGCGTTTAACGTAATCAAAATGAAAAATATGTATGGAAAACAAGTACGTGGCATTGAACGCAGTACATTTTTGGTCAATCCACAAGGCATCATCGTCCGCGAATGGCGTGGTGTCAAAGTCGATGGTCATGCCGCTGAAGTATATGCCAGCATTCAGTCTTCCCACTCGTAA
- the mobA gene encoding molybdenum cofactor guanylyltransferase MobA, giving the protein MQITAVILAGGRGLRMGGADKGLIDYQGRPMVAHVLERIQPQVDHVVINANRHLDQYQAFGVPVIPDANDQFDGPLAGMQAGMHHATTEWILSVPCDAPLLPTDLVSRLRQAITTAQAIHAAPSMLAIARSASGTHPVFCLMPRKLSGDLDQFLQQGQRKVSAWQALHPHVFVSFEDEQAFTNINHLPS; this is encoded by the coding sequence ATGCAAATTACCGCAGTGATATTGGCAGGCGGCCGCGGGCTGCGCATGGGTGGCGCCGACAAAGGTCTGATTGACTATCAAGGCAGACCGATGGTCGCCCACGTGCTGGAACGCATTCAACCGCAAGTTGACCATGTAGTGATTAATGCGAACCGTCATCTTGATCAATACCAAGCGTTCGGTGTGCCGGTGATCCCTGACGCGAACGATCAGTTTGACGGGCCACTGGCTGGCATGCAAGCCGGCATGCATCATGCCACCACCGAATGGATACTCAGCGTCCCCTGTGACGCGCCTTTATTACCCACGGACTTAGTGAGTCGCCTACGTCAAGCGATTACCACCGCACAAGCCATTCATGCAGCGCCGTCCATGCTGGCGATTGCGCGTAGCGCCAGTGGTACGCACCCGGTATTTTGCTTAATGCCACGCAAGCTTAGTGGCGATCTGGATCAATTTCTGCAGCAGGGGCAGCGTAAAGTCAGCGCCTGGCAAGCCCTGCACCCCCATGTATTCGTGAGCTTTGAAGACGAGCAAGCATTCACTAACATCAACCACCTGCCATCGTAA
- the moeA gene encoding molybdopterin molybdotransferase MoeA — MNKQDLLQQLVRDPSCADDYDPNAMSVTQARQYIQQFLSPLQATETVTIKQSLGRILATPVISSMNVPAYDNSAMDGFGFRHAEASQALKIAGTAFAGRPFEGHVPTNACIKIMTGAPIPPDVDTVVMQEHTTREADLITLSSVPGIGANIRHIGEDIAKGQTVLTRGHQIKPADMGLLASLGIAEIQVYRRLKVAFFSTGDELVSVGTPLQSGQIYDSNRYSLWGMLQALALEPHDLGNVADDPAALEQMLLTAAASHDVVITSGGVSVGEADFMKQLLAKHGQVLFWKINMKPGRPLAYGKIGQSQYFGLPGNPVSTMVTFYQFVQAALLHLMGASPTVPPTFKVECISPIKKATGRTEFQRGILFKDGEDWKVKTTGEQGSGILSSMSQANCFIVLDDQTGAVPAGAMVEVQPFGGVC, encoded by the coding sequence ATGAACAAACAAGACCTTCTGCAACAATTGGTAAGAGACCCCTCATGTGCAGACGACTATGACCCGAACGCCATGTCGGTCACGCAGGCACGCCAATATATCCAGCAGTTTCTGTCTCCTTTGCAGGCCACCGAAACCGTGACGATCAAGCAGTCCCTCGGTCGCATTCTCGCGACCCCAGTCATCTCGAGCATGAATGTCCCAGCCTACGACAACTCAGCGATGGATGGTTTTGGCTTCCGTCACGCAGAAGCCTCCCAAGCACTGAAAATCGCTGGGACCGCATTTGCCGGCAGGCCGTTTGAAGGGCACGTGCCAACAAATGCTTGCATTAAAATCATGACCGGAGCGCCGATCCCGCCGGATGTCGATACCGTGGTCATGCAAGAGCACACCACGCGCGAAGCAGATCTCATTACTTTATCAAGCGTGCCCGGCATTGGCGCCAACATTCGACACATAGGCGAAGATATTGCCAAAGGGCAAACGGTGCTGACCCGTGGGCATCAAATCAAACCGGCCGATATGGGTTTACTCGCATCACTGGGGATTGCAGAAATTCAGGTGTATCGACGCTTAAAGGTGGCCTTTTTCAGTACTGGCGACGAGCTGGTCAGCGTGGGCACCCCGCTGCAGTCTGGCCAGATTTACGACAGTAACCGTTATAGTCTGTGGGGTATGTTACAGGCCTTAGCGTTGGAACCCCATGATCTTGGCAATGTGGCGGACGATCCGGCAGCATTAGAGCAGATGCTGTTAACCGCTGCCGCGTCACATGATGTGGTCATTACTAGTGGCGGCGTTTCGGTGGGTGAAGCTGACTTTATGAAGCAGTTACTGGCAAAACATGGCCAAGTATTGTTCTGGAAAATTAATATGAAACCGGGCCGTCCGCTGGCGTATGGCAAAATCGGTCAATCACAATACTTCGGATTGCCCGGCAATCCGGTATCGACCATGGTAACGTTTTATCAGTTTGTGCAAGCAGCACTGCTGCACCTCATGGGAGCAAGCCCCACAGTACCTCCTACCTTTAAAGTGGAATGCATCAGCCCAATTAAAAAAGCAACCGGACGCACGGAGTTTCAGCGCGGCATTTTATTTAAAGACGGCGAAGACTGGAAAGTGAAAACCACTGGTGAACAAGGCTCCGGTATTTTGAGTAGCATGAGTCAGGCGAATTGCTTTATTGTGTTAGACGATCAAACCGGCGCTGTGCCAGCGGGCGCAATGGTCGAAGTCCAACCGTTTGGCGGTGTTTGCTAA
- a CDS encoding PhoH family protein, which yields MASAPHTKLFVLDTNVLMHDPSSLFRFEEHDVYLPMVTLEELDNNKKGLTEVARNARQASRFLEEIMGGNETAHLEDGCPLAIQGNRHLTGKLFFQTEHVPTDLPGLAGSKADNQIISVVLALKKQHANRNVILVSKDINIRIKARAMGVAAEDYFNDKVLEDSDMLYTGLRELPEDFWDAHSKDMHSWQESGRMFYRINGPIVKSLLVNEFVFYEFNKPFHAIVRKIEDNTAVLEIIQDHQNPKHSIWGITARNREQNFALNLLMDPDIDFVTLLGQAGTGKTLLTLAAALTQTLDKKRYSEIIMTRVTVPVGEDIGFLPGTEEEKMAPWMGALEDNLDVLNKTDEDVGEWGRAATQDLIRTRIKIKSLNFMRGRTFLNKFLIIDEAQNLTPKQMKTLITRAGPGTKVVCLGNIAQIDTPYLTEGSSGLTYVVDRFKNWSHNGHITLVRGERSRLADFAAEVL from the coding sequence ATGGCCAGTGCTCCACACACCAAACTGTTTGTTCTTGATACCAACGTTTTGATGCACGACCCGTCGTCGCTGTTCAGATTTGAAGAGCACGATGTTTATTTGCCCATGGTGACATTAGAGGAACTGGACAATAACAAAAAGGGGCTGACTGAAGTCGCCCGCAATGCACGGCAGGCCAGCCGGTTTCTAGAAGAGATCATGGGTGGCAATGAGACAGCACATCTTGAAGATGGCTGTCCTTTGGCCATTCAAGGCAATCGACATTTAACCGGCAAACTATTTTTTCAGACGGAGCATGTGCCTACGGACTTGCCTGGTCTGGCTGGCAGCAAAGCGGATAACCAGATTATCAGCGTCGTATTGGCGCTTAAAAAACAACACGCCAATCGCAACGTCATTCTCGTTAGTAAAGACATTAACATCCGCATTAAAGCACGGGCTATGGGTGTGGCGGCCGAGGATTACTTCAACGATAAAGTGCTTGAAGACAGCGACATGCTGTATACCGGTTTGCGTGAACTACCAGAAGACTTTTGGGACGCGCATAGTAAAGACATGCACTCCTGGCAAGAGTCAGGCCGGATGTTTTATAGAATCAATGGTCCGATTGTCAAGTCTCTACTGGTCAATGAATTTGTGTTTTATGAGTTCAACAAACCTTTCCATGCCATCGTCCGTAAAATTGAAGACAATACTGCGGTGCTTGAGATCATTCAAGATCATCAAAATCCAAAACATAGCATTTGGGGAATCACCGCGCGTAACCGTGAACAAAATTTTGCCCTCAACTTGTTGATGGATCCTGACATTGACTTTGTCACCCTGCTTGGCCAAGCCGGCACCGGCAAAACCTTGTTAACACTGGCGGCGGCCTTGACGCAAACCCTAGATAAAAAACGTTATTCAGAGATCATCATGACGCGGGTGACGGTGCCTGTGGGTGAAGATATTGGATTCTTGCCAGGCACAGAAGAAGAGAAAATGGCGCCTTGGATGGGGGCGTTAGAAGACAACCTCGATGTATTAAACAAAACGGATGAAGATGTTGGTGAGTGGGGGCGGGCTGCCACGCAGGACCTGATCCGCACCCGCATCAAAATCAAGTCGCTTAACTTTATGCGCGGCCGGACTTTTCTCAATAAGTTTTTAATCATCGACGAAGCGCAAAACCTGACGCCCAAGCAAATGAAAACACTGATTACGCGTGCAGGTCCCGGGACCAAGGTCGTCTGTTTAGGCAATATTGCCCAAATTGATACGCCCTACCTGACCGAAGGTAGCTCAGGTCTGACTTATGTCGTCGACCGATTTAAAAACTGGTCGCACAATGGCCATATCACCCTGGTCCGCGGCGAACGCTCCCGTTTGGCCGATTTTGCTGCCGAGGTCCTGTAG
- the lplT gene encoding lysophospholipid transporter LplT, producing MVKGFYTLLIAQFLSAIADNALLFAAIALLAKLNAPSWHEPLLREFFVISYIILAPFVGPFADALPKGRVMFLSNGLKFIGCLMALVGVPPLYAYAMVGVGAAAYSPAKYGILTEMLPSSLLIKANAWMEGTTVTAIILGPVLGSTLSANNPYTGIAFIMVLYLMAAGFNYYIPKVPIDHKVEQKNLQFLLKDFWHAFVTLWKDPQGQVSLAVTTLFWGAGATLQFVVLQWADVRLGFSQQQATYLIAILAVGIAAGSIIASRYVELENAVKVLPAGIYMGILVISMMLIHSPVLAGILLFVIGVLSGYFLVPLNSLLQHRGHHLLGAGHSIAVQNFNENIGILLLLGAYTWMVGAKLDINTIVAIFGVFIIVSMSLITILYRKQIQR from the coding sequence ATGGTCAAAGGCTTTTATACCTTACTGATTGCCCAGTTTCTCTCGGCAATCGCTGATAATGCGCTCTTATTTGCCGCGATTGCGTTGCTTGCAAAGCTCAATGCCCCCAGTTGGCATGAACCGCTGCTTAGAGAGTTCTTTGTCATTTCTTACATCATCCTCGCGCCATTTGTCGGCCCTTTTGCCGATGCGTTACCAAAGGGCCGTGTGATGTTTTTAAGTAACGGTCTGAAATTCATTGGCTGTTTAATGGCATTGGTCGGTGTACCGCCACTGTACGCCTATGCCATGGTGGGGGTAGGTGCTGCGGCCTATTCCCCAGCCAAATACGGCATTCTCACCGAAATGCTACCGTCGAGCTTACTGATCAAAGCGAACGCTTGGATGGAAGGCACCACGGTCACCGCCATTATTCTGGGGCCAGTACTAGGCTCGACCTTGTCAGCAAATAACCCATACACCGGCATTGCCTTCATCATGGTGCTTTATTTAATGGCGGCTGGCTTTAACTATTACATTCCTAAAGTACCTATTGATCACAAGGTGGAGCAAAAAAACCTGCAATTTTTACTGAAGGATTTCTGGCACGCTTTTGTGACGTTATGGAAGGATCCGCAAGGCCAAGTATCATTGGCGGTGACGACTTTATTCTGGGGGGCTGGGGCGACCTTGCAATTTGTTGTGCTGCAATGGGCTGATGTCAGATTAGGATTTTCACAACAACAAGCAACTTACTTGATTGCCATTCTGGCGGTGGGTATCGCGGCGGGCTCGATCATTGCCTCGCGCTATGTAGAGCTTGAAAACGCCGTAAAAGTATTACCCGCAGGCATTTATATGGGGATTTTGGTCATCAGTATGATGCTGATTCACAGCCCTGTGCTGGCAGGCATTTTATTGTTCGTCATTGGCGTACTATCCGGCTATTTTTTGGTGCCACTCAACTCATTGTTGCAGCATCGGGGGCACCATCTATTAGGCGCTGGCCACTCGATTGCCGTACAAAATTTTAATGAAAATATCGGTATTTTATTGCTCTTAGGCGCCTATACCTGGATGGTCGGCGCAAAGCTAGACATCAATACCATTGTCGCGATTTTTGGCGTATTCATTATTGTCAGTATGTCGCTGATCACGATACTTTATCGAAAACAAATTCAACGCTAA
- the moaA gene encoding GTP 3',8-cyclase MoaA, with amino-acid sequence MRSVPSQLIDQFGRRVDYIRLSITDRCDFRCQYCMAEDMTFLPREAVLSLEECARLVKLFVRMGVTKVRITGGEPLVRKNAMWLFEEIGHLPGLDSCVLTTNGSQLDKYAVALKAAGVKRINISIDSLQADRFKTITRVGELSKVLSGLDAARAAGFDNLKINTVLMRGINDDEAEDLVNFALQKQVDISFIEEMPLGEVNHLREDSCVSNTETLALLKSKFSLTASTHHTGGPARYWQVNGHLTKIGFISPHSHNFCESCNRVRITCQGELFLCLGQDHQVNLMPLLREHPDDDQPLVDAILHGMRIKPKGHDFDLRRTAPAVVRFMSHTGG; translated from the coding sequence ATGCGCTCCGTACCTTCACAGCTTATCGACCAGTTTGGCCGGCGGGTGGACTACATCCGGCTATCGATTACCGATCGCTGCGATTTCCGTTGCCAGTACTGTATGGCAGAGGACATGACCTTTTTACCGCGTGAGGCCGTTTTGTCACTCGAAGAATGCGCGCGTCTGGTTAAATTGTTTGTCCGCATGGGGGTCACGAAAGTTCGCATCACCGGCGGTGAACCTTTGGTGCGTAAAAATGCCATGTGGTTATTTGAAGAAATCGGTCACCTCCCCGGTCTAGACTCGTGTGTACTTACCACCAACGGTAGCCAACTAGACAAATATGCCGTAGCACTGAAGGCGGCGGGCGTTAAACGGATCAACATTTCCATCGACAGCTTGCAAGCAGACCGCTTTAAAACCATCACCCGTGTTGGCGAGTTGTCAAAAGTCCTCAGCGGACTGGACGCAGCGCGCGCCGCGGGCTTCGATAATCTGAAAATCAACACCGTACTGATGCGTGGGATCAATGATGATGAGGCGGAAGATTTAGTCAATTTTGCGCTGCAAAAACAGGTCGACATTAGTTTTATCGAAGAAATGCCGCTGGGTGAAGTCAATCACCTGCGTGAAGACAGTTGCGTCAGCAATACAGAGACGCTGGCCTTATTAAAAAGTAAGTTCTCACTCACTGCCAGCACCCACCATACTGGCGGCCCCGCCCGTTATTGGCAGGTAAACGGTCACCTGACAAAAATCGGCTTTATTTCGCCGCACAGCCACAATTTTTGCGAAAGTTGCAATCGCGTTCGTATCACCTGCCAAGGCGAGTTGTTTCTCTGCTTAGGGCAAGATCATCAGGTGAACTTGATGCCATTATTGCGTGAGCATCCAGACGATGATCAGCCGCTGGTAGATGCGATTTTGCATGGCATGCGCATCAAACCCAAAGGACACGACTTTGATTTGCGACGCACAGCACCCGCTGTCGTGCGCTTCATGTCGCACACGGGTGGCTAA
- a CDS encoding formate dehydrogenase beta subunit, with translation MVKVYVPIDSTALSLGAERTAQRVVQEAQARGIDIELVRNGSRGLFWLEPLIEVETTQGRVAFGPVQPKDVASLFEADFIHALSDRAQQHPLYLGLTDALSWLKKQQRLTFARVGITDPRSLEDYLAHDGYQGLSKALALSGADIVKVVTDSGLRGRGGAAFPTGIKWNTVLNAPAEQKYVVCNADEGDSGTYSDRMIMEDDPFVLIEGMTIAAIAVGATQGYIYLRSEYPHAQKTLNEAIRKANLAGYLGENILGSGHTFHLEVRRAAGAYVCGEETSLLESLEGKRGLVRFKPPLPAIEGLFGKPTIVNNVISLATVPIILDKGAQFYADYGMGRSRGTLPIQLAGNLKQTGLVELAFGATLRELLYDFGGGSASGRPIRAVQVGGPLGAYLPESQFDTPLDYEAFAKIWAVLGHGGIVAFDDSVDMAKMARYAFEFCAEESCGKCTPCRIGSTRGVEVMDKIVAGNNHAKNVHLLRDLSDTMLNGSLCALGGMTPYPVLSALNHFPEDFGLSNKEAAA, from the coding sequence ATGGTTAAAGTGTATGTGCCGATCGACTCCACCGCGCTGTCCTTGGGTGCTGAGCGCACTGCGCAAAGAGTGGTGCAAGAAGCCCAAGCGCGCGGGATAGACATTGAATTGGTACGCAATGGCTCACGCGGCTTATTCTGGTTGGAGCCACTGATTGAGGTCGAGACCACGCAAGGTCGGGTCGCTTTTGGTCCAGTGCAGCCAAAAGATGTCGCCAGTTTATTCGAGGCTGACTTTATTCATGCCTTGTCAGACCGAGCACAACAACATCCTTTATACCTAGGGCTTACCGATGCGCTCAGCTGGTTGAAAAAGCAGCAGCGTTTAACGTTTGCCCGTGTCGGCATCACTGACCCGCGCTCGCTCGAAGATTATCTTGCACATGATGGTTATCAGGGGCTAAGCAAAGCGCTTGCCTTATCAGGCGCCGACATCGTTAAAGTCGTCACTGACTCAGGCTTGCGTGGCCGTGGTGGCGCGGCATTCCCCACCGGCATCAAATGGAACACCGTCCTCAATGCGCCCGCCGAACAAAAGTATGTGGTTTGTAACGCCGATGAAGGCGATTCAGGCACTTATTCAGACCGAATGATCATGGAAGACGATCCCTTCGTGTTGATTGAGGGCATGACGATTGCGGCGATCGCAGTTGGCGCAACACAGGGCTATATTTATTTGCGCAGCGAGTATCCGCATGCACAGAAAACCCTCAATGAAGCAATCCGAAAAGCGAATTTAGCTGGCTATCTCGGTGAAAACATTCTAGGTTCCGGCCATACGTTTCATCTCGAAGTTAGGCGCGCGGCTGGCGCCTACGTCTGTGGTGAAGAAACCTCGTTATTAGAAAGTCTTGAAGGCAAACGTGGCTTGGTGCGTTTTAAACCCCCCCTGCCAGCGATTGAAGGTTTGTTTGGTAAACCAACCATCGTCAACAATGTGATCTCACTGGCCACCGTGCCAATTATTTTGGATAAAGGCGCGCAGTTCTATGCCGATTATGGCATGGGCCGCTCACGTGGCACTTTGCCGATTCAACTGGCTGGCAATTTAAAACAAACGGGTCTGGTCGAACTGGCCTTTGGCGCGACCTTGCGTGAGCTGTTATACGACTTTGGCGGAGGCTCTGCCAGCGGTCGTCCGATTCGCGCAGTGCAGGTAGGCGGTCCTTTAGGGGCTTACCTGCCTGAGAGCCAATTTGATACGCCGCTGGATTATGAAGCTTTTGCCAAGATATGGGCAGTGCTGGGCCATGGTGGCATTGTCGCGTTTGATGACAGTGTCGACATGGCCAAAATGGCGCGTTATGCCTTTGAATTTTGTGCAGAAGAGAGTTGCGGCAAATGTACCCCGTGCCGGATTGGTTCGACGCGTGGGGTCGAGGTGATGGACAAGATTGTCGCAGGCAATAACCATGCAAAAAATGTACATTTGCTGCGGGACTTGTCCGACACCATGCTCAATGGCTCATTGTGCGCACTGGGCGGCATGACGCCTTACCCAGTATTAAGTGCTTTGAATCATTTCCCTGAAGATTTTGGTCTTAGTAACAAAGAAGCCGCTGCCTAG
- a CDS encoding formate dehydrogenase subunit gamma — MDNTLSHAQHAQIQSHIQAHQHVPGGLLPLLHAIQDDVGYVPEAVYPEIAKALALSVAEVHGVVTFYHHFRTHPVGKHVLQVCRAESCQAMGSEKLEAALKATLGVDYHQTTADGNLTLLPVYCLGNCACSPAVMLDDEVYGRMSTQKVTELIAEVCHG; from the coding sequence TTGGATAACACATTAAGTCATGCGCAACATGCGCAAATACAGTCGCATATTCAAGCACATCAGCATGTGCCAGGTGGGCTCTTGCCCTTACTGCACGCCATTCAGGATGATGTAGGCTATGTGCCCGAAGCGGTGTATCCTGAGATCGCGAAAGCCCTCGCCCTTTCTGTGGCCGAGGTGCATGGCGTAGTCACTTTCTATCATCATTTCCGCACCCACCCGGTTGGCAAGCATGTGTTGCAAGTGTGTCGCGCCGAATCTTGTCAGGCCATGGGTTCAGAAAAACTGGAGGCAGCGCTGAAAGCGACACTGGGGGTGGATTATCACCAAACCACAGCGGATGGCAATCTCACGTTGTTACCGGTGTATTGTTTGGGTAACTGTGCGTGTTCGCCTGCGGTCATGCTTGATGACGAAGTCTACGGTCGCATGAGTACGCAGAAGGTTACTGAGTTGATTGCAGAGGTGTGTCATGGTTAA
- a CDS encoding sensor histidine kinase, giving the protein MFLKRKRLAENAFALHDKPLRQLLLFHDLYFIALIVLAVASGGYGIYLWDKASKQSQRINIVIQEIYLVRGDLYRQTKELFDAFFLQEENALYEYNQYTTSILVHLERLQNIAIDQEERDALMDIERKYRSLVNEAPALFYRYQNNPDRKAQKSIYQDIETGIFRHYEEVSKRAEYLLLVKQGEIKHRLDEARSNSIAVLSMPLLLACILIVYSRRILKNSIVRPINDIMQATTAISTGNLTHQVPEAGAEELAVLSREINKMAEDLAASRDALVKSEKQAALGLLVPMLAHNIRNPLASIRATAQVIDDPLLDKETLESIQGIIHTVDRLERWTGSLLSYLHPIKPMLNQLLLSSIVQGAITTLQPKLNEKHIKITENSATIKRLVLTDEHLLEQMLYNLLLNASEASAKNAEIQLHCALLDHVLTLVIIDQGPGMPFKPEPHALTPGPTTKRFGTGLGIPFAFKVCEELGGAMSFDSQPGQGTRITISLPQ; this is encoded by the coding sequence ATGTTTTTAAAACGTAAACGTTTAGCGGAGAACGCATTCGCGCTGCACGACAAGCCGCTCAGACAGTTACTGCTGTTTCATGACCTGTATTTTATCGCCCTCATCGTGTTGGCAGTGGCCAGTGGCGGCTATGGTATTTACCTGTGGGATAAAGCCTCTAAGCAGTCGCAACGCATCAATATTGTGATTCAGGAAATTTATCTGGTGCGTGGCGACCTCTATCGTCAAACCAAAGAACTATTCGACGCGTTTTTCTTGCAAGAAGAAAATGCGCTGTATGAATATAATCAATACACCACCTCGATTCTTGTCCATCTAGAACGTTTACAAAACATCGCCATCGATCAAGAAGAGCGCGATGCGCTGATGGATATTGAGCGTAAATACCGAAGCTTGGTGAACGAAGCACCCGCCTTGTTCTACCGCTATCAAAACAACCCTGACCGCAAAGCACAAAAATCCATCTATCAAGACATCGAAACCGGCATCTTCAGGCATTACGAAGAGGTGTCCAAACGTGCCGAGTATCTATTATTGGTCAAACAAGGTGAAATCAAACATCGCTTAGATGAAGCCAGAAGCAATTCAATAGCAGTGCTATCCATGCCTTTATTGCTTGCTTGCATCCTGATTGTGTATTCAAGGCGCATTCTTAAAAACTCGATCGTCAGGCCGATCAATGACATCATGCAAGCCACCACTGCGATCAGTACCGGCAACTTGACTCACCAAGTGCCCGAGGCGGGCGCAGAAGAACTGGCGGTGCTGTCGCGCGAAATTAACAAAATGGCCGAAGACCTCGCGGCCAGCCGTGACGCCTTGGTCAAAAGTGAAAAGCAAGCGGCCTTAGGCTTACTGGTGCCGATGCTCGCGCACAACATTCGCAACCCACTGGCGAGCATTCGTGCCACCGCACAAGTCATCGACGACCCGCTGTTAGATAAAGAAACTCTGGAGTCGATTCAAGGCATTATCCATACCGTGGACCGACTCGAGCGCTGGACTGGCAGCTTATTGTCCTATCTGCACCCGATCAAACCGATGCTGAATCAGTTGTTACTCTCGTCGATCGTGCAGGGCGCGATCACGACGTTGCAACCTAAGCTGAATGAAAAGCACATCAAGATCACTGAAAACAGTGCGACAATCAAACGCCTGGTGTTGACGGATGAACATTTGTTAGAACAAATGCTTTATAACCTGTTGCTGAACGCCTCAGAGGCCTCAGCAAAGAATGCCGAAATTCAGTTGCATTGCGCCTTGTTAGACCATGTGTTGACCTTGGTCATCATCGACCAAGGACCGGGCATGCCATTTAAGCCGGAACCACATGCACTGACGCCGGGTCCGACCACCAAGCGATTTGGGACGGGCCTTGGTATTCCATTTGCCTTCAAGGTGTGCGAAGAGCTGGGCGGTGCCATGTCATTTGATAGTCAACCGGGCCAGGGCACCCGAATCACCATCTCGCTGCCACAATAA
- a CDS encoding energy transducer TonB, producing MQAVLKESKQFSHLLEWCLIASLLLHAAIMFTMPKPDYDLPPPKKQEIRIELVKQTPPATSSLPEPTPTPPAPTKPQPTPPQPQPVKPTPKPVEPTPVVPQKPSTRQEQPTEARPVVDTPAPAVIAAKPTVAESKPEMVVPVAAPPAPPPEPVKASGPSEGDIEAARNAFKEAAQREIQKNLRYPRIALERGIEGVTHLHISFDDHGNITNIEVTESSGNKALDEAAIATVKKSQFKALFNDILRGRLKSTNVPVSFKLDS from the coding sequence GTGCAAGCCGTTTTAAAAGAATCTAAACAGTTTAGTCATTTATTGGAGTGGTGCCTGATCGCCTCATTGCTTCTGCATGCCGCTATCATGTTTACAATGCCCAAGCCAGACTACGATTTGCCGCCACCCAAAAAGCAAGAAATCCGCATCGAACTGGTGAAACAAACGCCACCAGCGACCTCAAGCTTACCGGAACCTACCCCTACTCCGCCTGCGCCGACCAAACCTCAACCAACCCCGCCGCAGCCCCAACCCGTGAAGCCAACGCCCAAGCCAGTCGAGCCAACGCCTGTGGTGCCACAAAAACCGTCTACCAGACAAGAGCAGCCCACTGAAGCGCGACCAGTGGTAGACACGCCAGCCCCGGCTGTCATTGCAGCCAAACCAACAGTGGCGGAATCAAAACCTGAAATGGTGGTACCGGTGGCTGCGCCCCCTGCCCCCCCACCTGAGCCGGTGAAAGCATCTGGCCCAAGTGAGGGCGACATCGAGGCTGCCCGTAATGCATTTAAAGAAGCGGCGCAGCGCGAAATTCAAAAAAATCTTCGCTATCCAAGAATCGCGCTTGAACGCGGGATTGAGGGAGTTACCCACTTGCACATCAGCTTTGACGATCACGGCAATATCACAAACATTGAAGTCACCGAATCCAGTGGCAACAAGGCCTTGGATGAAGCAGCCATTGCCACCGTCAAAAAATCCCAATTCAAAGCATTATTTAACGACATTTTGCGTGGCAGATTAAAGTCCACCAACGTGCCCGTCAGCTTTAAGCTAGACAGCTAA